Proteins from one Listeria weihenstephanensis genomic window:
- a CDS encoding exodeoxyribonuclease III — MKLISWNVNGLRAAEKKGFMDYFREVDADIFCLQETKLQQGQIELDLSGYHDYWNYAVKKGYSGTAIFSKVKPLSVQYGLDMEEHDQEGRVITLEFPAFYMITVYTPNSQNELKRLDYRMDWEDAFLAHLKKLDEVKPVIVCGDLNVAHQEIDLKNPKTNRKNAGFSDEERGKYSDLLAAGFTDSFRHLYPELEGAYSWWSYRMNARARNTGWRIDYFVVSTRIADKIEEASIHADVLGSDHCPVELVIDM, encoded by the coding sequence TTGAAATTAATTTCTTGGAATGTGAACGGACTTAGAGCTGCTGAGAAAAAGGGATTTATGGATTATTTCAGAGAAGTAGATGCGGATATTTTTTGCCTTCAGGAAACGAAGCTACAGCAAGGTCAGATTGAATTAGATTTGTCAGGTTATCATGATTATTGGAACTATGCTGTGAAAAAAGGCTACTCTGGTACAGCGATATTTTCGAAAGTAAAGCCACTCTCTGTGCAATATGGTCTGGATATGGAGGAGCATGATCAGGAAGGTCGCGTTATTACACTTGAGTTTCCAGCGTTTTATATGATTACTGTTTACACACCTAATTCACAAAATGAGCTAAAGCGCCTCGATTATCGGATGGACTGGGAAGATGCCTTTTTGGCGCATTTGAAAAAATTAGATGAAGTGAAACCTGTTATCGTATGTGGTGATTTGAATGTAGCGCATCAGGAGATCGATTTAAAAAATCCAAAAACCAATCGCAAAAATGCTGGATTCTCTGATGAAGAACGTGGCAAATACTCAGACTTACTTGCGGCAGGATTTACAGATTCATTCCGACATTTGTATCCAGAATTAGAAGGAGCTTACTCTTGGTGGTCTTACCGAATGAATGCACGTGCTAGAAATACTGGTTGGCGCATTGATTACTTTGTTGTATCTACTCGTATTGCGGATAAAATTGAAGAAGCCTCGATACATGCGGATGTCTTAGGGTCGGATCATTGTCCAGTTGAGCTTGTTATCGATATGTAA
- a CDS encoding glucosaminidase domain-containing protein: protein MKKSLKRSVAILGTVGMIMGTIGLPVSTYAAERENNSQISYTNSQEKFLDKIVPDAQKLQREHGILTSVTIAQAILESGWGNSGLTKQANNLFGIKGSYEGQSITMNTKEFFNNSWTTVDAPFRAYPSYYESLEDHALLFVNGPSWSPNKYASLVGEEDYSKAANIIEAGGYATDPNYAEQLIETVETYNLAKYDQVYDTITAKTSIYAYGQVKSNQNAAIWSTPDTVKGAIKKASLTNYKGKDLRLMNRATVSNGSTWYEASLNGKNIGWINATNLNLVYTTSMEQSVNLIRGVENANGQIYAFPIVDTSTVKGSLAGLKEVHVDSQAVVNNKIWYRVNDGDKRLGWVESPMLK, encoded by the coding sequence ATGAAAAAATCACTCAAGCGCAGCGTGGCTATTTTAGGAACAGTTGGAATGATAATGGGTACAATTGGTCTTCCAGTTAGCACATATGCAGCAGAACGAGAAAATAATTCACAAATAAGCTACACAAATTCCCAAGAAAAATTCCTAGATAAAATAGTTCCCGATGCCCAGAAATTACAACGCGAACATGGTATTCTAACAAGCGTTACGATTGCCCAAGCTATTTTAGAGTCTGGATGGGGCAACAGCGGTTTAACAAAACAAGCCAACAACCTATTCGGTATCAAAGGTAGTTATGAAGGTCAATCCATAACGATGAATACGAAAGAATTTTTTAACAATAGTTGGACGACGGTAGATGCCCCGTTCCGAGCATATCCAAGCTATTATGAATCGCTAGAAGATCATGCTTTGCTATTTGTAAATGGCCCATCGTGGAGCCCGAATAAATATGCAAGTCTAGTAGGTGAGGAAGACTATAGCAAGGCCGCCAACATTATCGAAGCGGGAGGCTATGCAACCGATCCTAATTATGCAGAGCAGCTTATTGAAACTGTAGAAACATACAACTTGGCAAAATACGATCAAGTCTATGACACGATTACAGCTAAAACAAGTATTTATGCATACGGCCAAGTGAAGTCAAATCAAAATGCTGCCATTTGGAGCACACCAGACACAGTAAAAGGTGCCATAAAAAAAGCTTCTCTAACAAATTATAAAGGCAAAGATTTACGCCTTATGAACCGAGCGACGGTGAGCAACGGTTCGACTTGGTATGAAGCCTCGTTAAACGGTAAGAATATCGGTTGGATAAATGCTACTAACTTGAACCTCGTATACACGACGTCGATGGAACAAAGCGTCAACTTAATCAGAGGTGTTGAAAATGCAAACGGTCAAATTTATGCTTTCCCAATCGTGGATACTAGTACGGTAAAAGGTTCACTTGCTGGACTAAAAGAAGTACACGTTGATAGCCAAGCAGTAGTTAACAATAAGATTTGGTATCGCGTAAATGATGGCGATAAACGACTTGGTTGGGTTGAATCCCCAATGTTAAAATAA
- a CDS encoding glucosaminidase domain-containing protein, protein MRRRKKAPLLIGIILAVVLVGGMLFIAVDKLFFTDDEPVEVTRVDSQQQFIELLAKHAQQIQDEEGILTSITLAQAILESDWGNSGLATEGRNLFGIKGRYQNDSVTMPTQEYQNDTWITVDADFRKYPTWFESLDDHAKLFLKGTSWDKNKYRSVVQAKDYKVAANALQKSGYATDPEYATKLIELIEQRNLEAYDEIYDPIISLKPMQETGSAILTKDTAIWSTPPRTKKAEKVNNLAKYGTEKLEIVQEMQLKNDTWYQIKDAGKILGWVNKDVIRIKTL, encoded by the coding sequence ATGAGACGTCGGAAAAAAGCGCCACTTCTTATTGGAATTATACTCGCAGTCGTTTTAGTCGGCGGAATGCTCTTCATCGCAGTGGATAAACTATTTTTTACAGATGATGAGCCTGTCGAAGTGACACGGGTGGATTCACAACAACAGTTTATCGAACTACTAGCCAAACATGCGCAACAAATACAAGATGAAGAAGGAATTTTGACAAGTATCACGCTCGCCCAAGCCATTTTAGAGTCTGACTGGGGGAACAGTGGACTCGCAACAGAAGGACGAAATCTCTTTGGTATCAAGGGGCGATATCAAAATGATTCTGTAACGATGCCAACCCAAGAATACCAAAATGATACATGGATTACCGTGGATGCAGATTTCAGGAAATATCCAACATGGTTTGAGTCGCTAGATGATCACGCCAAGCTATTTTTAAAAGGAACTTCCTGGGATAAAAATAAGTATCGCAGTGTTGTCCAAGCTAAGGACTATAAAGTAGCAGCGAATGCACTGCAAAAATCGGGTTACGCGACGGATCCAGAATATGCTACGAAATTAATCGAACTCATTGAGCAAAGAAATTTAGAAGCGTACGATGAAATTTATGATCCAATTATTTCGCTCAAACCGATGCAAGAAACTGGTTCGGCAATACTTACAAAAGATACCGCTATTTGGTCGACACCACCCAGAACTAAAAAGGCGGAAAAGGTAAATAATTTAGCTAAATATGGAACGGAAAAACTAGAAATCGTTCAAGAAATGCAGCTGAAAAATGACACTTGGTACCAGATAAAAGATGCTGGAAAAATCTTAGGTTGGGTAAATAAAGATGTGATTCGCATTAAAACGCTATAA
- a CDS encoding DUF3267 domain-containing protein, producing MSKEYNIVDDKKRMQLIKIMATTLIAIMLIVGLILALRESVPMNFTVAGIILFCIALYIVFTFHELIHGLLFWVLSNGKLKISFKKGVLYFNCPNQLFSKWQFQIISIGPCVFLTLILVILALEFPVYLVGIYLLIAAHSGLCIADFYTMKIVSSAPKKAKIKDTKEGLVIVSEK from the coding sequence ATGTCAAAAGAATACAACATTGTTGACGACAAAAAAAGAATGCAACTTATCAAAATAATGGCCACTACTCTCATTGCGATCATGTTAATCGTTGGCTTAATACTTGCTTTGCGCGAGTCTGTACCAATGAACTTCACAGTAGCTGGAATTATCTTATTTTGCATTGCACTATATATTGTTTTCACGTTTCACGAACTTATCCACGGCCTTCTTTTTTGGGTATTGAGCAATGGCAAATTAAAAATAAGCTTTAAAAAGGGTGTTCTTTATTTCAATTGTCCCAATCAATTATTTTCAAAATGGCAGTTCCAAATTATTAGTATTGGACCGTGTGTATTTTTAACCCTGATTCTAGTTATTTTAGCGTTAGAATTCCCAGTATATCTTGTTGGTATTTATCTATTGATTGCCGCACATTCTGGCCTATGCATAGCAGATTTTTATACAATGAAAATCGTATCTTCCGCACCCAAAAAAGCAAAAATAAAAGATACGAAAGAAGGCCTTGTTATTGTATCAGAAAAGTAA
- a CDS encoding GyrI-like domain-containing protein, with translation MKYEWRKQDKKIYLPKATPEIIELEPMKYITISGKGNPNAPLFSELVTALYATSYAIKMMPKKGVTPEGYYDYTVFPLEGFWSLEAGSIGLDKDQLIYKIMIRQPDFMTSELLEIARESIAKKVPAEHREQLKFEEITEGLNLQMLHLGSYDDEPATFAKMEAFCAENNLERLSKNHKEIYLSDASKVAPEKLKTTLRFQIKYK, from the coding sequence ATGAAATATGAATGGCGAAAACAAGACAAAAAAATTTATTTACCAAAAGCAACTCCCGAGATCATCGAATTAGAACCGATGAAATACATCACAATAAGCGGTAAAGGAAATCCAAATGCACCACTTTTTTCTGAATTGGTAACAGCGCTATACGCCACATCTTACGCCATAAAAATGATGCCCAAAAAAGGCGTAACACCAGAGGGTTATTACGACTACACTGTGTTCCCATTAGAAGGTTTCTGGAGTTTAGAAGCGGGCAGCATAGGGCTTGATAAAGATCAACTTATCTATAAAATTATGATCCGCCAACCTGACTTTATGACATCTGAATTGCTGGAAATTGCGCGCGAATCGATCGCAAAAAAAGTTCCAGCTGAACATCGCGAACAATTGAAATTCGAGGAGATAACAGAAGGTCTTAATTTACAAATGCTGCATCTTGGAAGTTACGACGATGAACCAGCAACATTCGCCAAGATGGAGGCATTTTGCGCGGAGAATAACTTAGAACGACTCAGCAAAAATCACAAGGAAATCTATTTATCAGATGCCAGTAAAGTTGCTCCAGAGAAATTGAAAACAACATTGCGATTTCAAATAAAATACAAATAA
- a CDS encoding MerR family transcriptional regulator, translating to MFQIGEFSKLANVSIRSLRHYDKIGLLIPEKINTETNYRHYSASQLQTINKIQKLKEIGLSLSVIKEILASGSNTETIQAHFAIRELELQEELETIKQQNLLLESSLAVLKDDSAKLNYHVVQKEIPKRFVASVRDTIPTFANEGWLWERLYKEIIPQQVQFSKEPYNMAIFHDETYLDANVDVEVQVALKQSDYQAVNGVIFKEVPAETVASVIINGSYEQMTAVTETVAIWLENHNYQLNGPMFNIYHVSIATDPNPQNWVTEACFPIKEQNNEI from the coding sequence ATGTTCCAAATCGGTGAATTTTCCAAATTAGCCAATGTTAGTATCCGATCTCTACGCCATTACGATAAAATAGGTCTGCTCATCCCGGAAAAAATAAACACAGAAACCAATTACCGTCACTATTCCGCGAGTCAGTTGCAAACAATCAATAAAATTCAAAAACTAAAAGAAATCGGTCTCAGCCTTTCGGTGATCAAAGAAATTTTAGCATCAGGTTCAAACACAGAAACTATCCAAGCCCATTTTGCGATACGCGAACTAGAACTACAGGAAGAACTGGAAACCATCAAACAACAAAATCTACTTCTAGAAAGTTCACTGGCGGTTTTAAAAGACGACAGCGCCAAATTAAATTATCATGTTGTCCAAAAGGAAATACCAAAACGCTTCGTTGCTAGTGTGCGCGATACGATTCCAACGTTTGCGAATGAAGGTTGGCTTTGGGAACGGCTATACAAAGAAATCATCCCTCAACAAGTCCAATTTTCAAAAGAACCTTACAATATGGCGATATTCCATGATGAAACATATCTGGATGCAAATGTTGACGTTGAGGTTCAAGTAGCGCTGAAACAAAGCGATTATCAAGCAGTAAACGGCGTCATTTTTAAAGAAGTTCCAGCAGAAACCGTAGCTTCTGTTATAATAAATGGTAGCTATGAACAGATGACAGCAGTGACAGAAACCGTTGCCATCTGGCTCGAAAACCACAACTATCAACTAAATGGGCCGATGTTCAATATTTATCACGTATCGATCGCGACGGACCCGAATCCACAAAACTGGGTAACCGAAGCATGTTTCCCAATAAAGGAGCAGAACAATGAAATATGA
- a CDS encoding DMT family transporter produces the protein MTLLLMFAGLMAGMTIPVQTAVNSRLRTYTKSPFIASWVSFLIGSIILIALALIFEHGWTFDLHMLAVNPWWIWFGGGALGVFFLTSNILLMPRLGSALTVVITLCGQMVMALLIDHFGWFSVPIHELNLPRVIGIAMMFFGVILMQRY, from the coding sequence ATGACATTATTACTGATGTTTGCAGGGCTTATGGCCGGCATGACGATTCCGGTACAAACTGCCGTAAATTCACGACTGCGAACTTATACAAAATCGCCTTTTATCGCTTCATGGGTATCTTTTTTAATTGGAAGTATCATCTTGATTGCGCTGGCACTTATCTTTGAGCACGGTTGGACATTTGACTTACATATGCTCGCGGTGAATCCTTGGTGGATTTGGTTTGGCGGTGGCGCGCTCGGCGTTTTCTTCTTAACGTCGAATATTTTATTGATGCCACGACTTGGATCTGCGTTGACTGTGGTTATCACGCTTTGCGGCCAAATGGTGATGGCGCTTTTGATTGATCATTTTGGTTGGTTTAGCGTGCCGATTCATGAATTAAATTTGCCGAGAGTCATTGGAATTGCGATGATGTTTTTCGGTGTTATTTTGATGCAACGGTATTAA
- a CDS encoding DMT family transporter, with protein sequence MANKRSKSMIAFMCMGLAAGMMSPIQTSINSRLRVAVDSPIIASMISFLVGMTLLLLLSLIVERRLTFPLRGVGRIPWWIFTGGALGVIFVTSNILLLPLLGSALTVVLALCGQMIIALTIDHFGWFGIIRHPINRYRVLGVLSMLGGVLLIQWF encoded by the coding sequence ATGGCAAACAAAAGATCTAAATCAATGATCGCTTTTATGTGTATGGGACTTGCGGCGGGAATGATGTCCCCGATTCAAACATCGATTAACAGCCGACTTCGAGTGGCCGTCGACTCGCCTATTATTGCTTCGATGATTTCATTTTTAGTTGGGATGACGCTCCTGCTGCTCTTGTCTCTCATTGTCGAACGCAGACTCACATTTCCATTACGTGGTGTCGGCCGAATTCCGTGGTGGATTTTCACTGGCGGCGCGCTCGGTGTTATTTTTGTAACGTCGAATATTTTACTATTACCACTGCTAGGGTCCGCGCTTACAGTTGTCTTAGCGCTTTGCGGACAGATGATTATCGCGCTCACCATAGATCATTTCGGCTGGTTCGGAATCATTCGACATCCAATTAATCGCTATCGTGTGCTTGGCGTCCTTTCAATGCTCGGCGGCGTTTTGCTAATTCAATGGTTTTAA
- a CDS encoding magnesium transporter CorA family protein, which produces MITKTSFNNSTCDWINIDIDDSNELKSFYKEYDIDDEIVAYSLDRNERAHIEYEPSTNTFAIFFNVPDPMKRDDHYETVPITFVIKGTQLITVTNDKNQYIVAKMKNYVENNDSISLFEFLFSSLFMITDAFFPFVEELDADRKRINDKLKEKTTKKNLLSLSDLETGVVYFVAASKQNLVLLEQVRTHIIYRTLSVSEKEQLEDASIEARQLVEMTQLSSQILQQLSGTYNNILNNNLNDTIQILTILSILLTIPTIVTGFFGMNMPLPLEHNATGWIITIGISLVLWFGLSYILRRLLRR; this is translated from the coding sequence ATGATTACTAAAACGTCTTTTAATAATTCAACGTGCGATTGGATTAATATAGACATTGATGATTCGAATGAATTAAAAAGCTTCTATAAAGAATATGATATTGACGATGAGATTGTGGCTTACTCTCTTGATAGAAACGAGCGGGCACATATCGAATATGAACCTTCGACAAATACTTTTGCCATATTTTTTAATGTTCCTGACCCGATGAAGCGGGATGATCATTATGAAACGGTTCCGATAACATTTGTCATTAAAGGTACGCAATTGATTACTGTTACGAATGATAAAAATCAATACATTGTCGCGAAAATGAAGAATTATGTAGAAAATAACGATAGTATCAGCCTTTTCGAGTTCTTATTTAGCTCTTTATTTATGATTACAGATGCTTTTTTCCCGTTTGTAGAAGAGCTAGATGCGGATAGAAAACGAATCAATGATAAGCTAAAGGAGAAAACCACGAAAAAGAATTTGCTTTCCTTATCGGATTTAGAAACGGGCGTTGTTTATTTTGTAGCGGCATCTAAGCAAAATCTCGTTTTACTGGAACAAGTAAGAACGCATATCATTTACCGTACGTTGAGTGTAAGTGAGAAAGAACAATTAGAAGATGCATCGATTGAAGCCAGACAGTTAGTTGAAATGACGCAACTATCTTCGCAAATTTTGCAGCAATTATCTGGCACGTATAACAATATTTTGAATAACAATCTAAATGATACGATCCAAATACTAACTATTTTATCGATTTTGCTAACCATACCTACGATCGTTACTGGATTTTTTGGGATGAACATGCCCTTGCCCCTTGAACATAACGCAACAGGATGGATTATTACGATCGGGATTAGTCTTGTTTTATGGTTTGGGCTTTCTTACATCTTGCGTAGATTACTAAGAAGGTAA
- a CDS encoding YdeI/OmpD-associated family protein: MEMNNLLSISDRGALRHWLQENSDFEKCCWVIVSIKEEPGKIMYLDAVEEALCFGWIDGVKKKISDTELAQRLSPRSKNSSWTELNKERVRRLEKLGLMTDSGRKILPNMAIESFELDSIIEQRLKDDIQVYEAFMAFPDLYKRVRIDTIQSNKKQIDLFERRLDKFIENTRMNKMYGTWHDNGRLLDY, encoded by the coding sequence ATGGAAATGAATAACTTGCTCTCTATTTCAGATAGAGGTGCATTACGACATTGGTTGCAGGAAAATAGTGATTTTGAAAAATGTTGTTGGGTCATTGTCAGTATTAAGGAAGAGCCCGGAAAAATTATGTATTTAGATGCGGTTGAGGAGGCTTTGTGCTTTGGCTGGATTGATGGTGTGAAGAAAAAAATATCGGATACGGAGTTAGCGCAAAGATTATCACCTAGATCAAAGAATAGTAGCTGGACGGAGCTGAATAAAGAGCGCGTGCGTAGACTTGAAAAATTAGGCTTAATGACCGATTCAGGAAGAAAGATTCTACCTAATATGGCGATAGAATCTTTTGAGCTAGATTCAATAATCGAACAGCGCTTGAAAGATGATATTCAGGTTTACGAAGCATTTATGGCATTTCCAGATTTGTATAAGCGCGTGCGAATTGATACCATTCAGAGCAATAAAAAGCAAATCGATTTATTTGAGCGCAGGTTAGATAAATTTATCGAGAACACGAGGATGAATAAGATGTATGGCACGTGGCATGATAATGGCCGTCTTTTAGATTACTAA
- a CDS encoding type 1 glutamine amidotransferase family protein gives MQEVLFVLLDRYADWEAASLAAVLNSKPDDTEQKYCVKTVGLTKDGVRSIGGFTTLPDYTLDTAPSEFAGIILIGGESWRNPEAELVLPLLNRAVAQNALIAAICDATTFLGKNGLLNEAKHTSSGLTVLQEWAKENYTGAPLYLEEEAVREGNLVTANGTAFLEFAREVMLGLKAAPDAEVLEWYDFYKLGYYEAMKKMHK, from the coding sequence ATGCAAGAAGTTCTATTCGTTCTACTCGATCGATATGCTGATTGGGAGGCAGCCTCACTCGCAGCAGTGCTCAATAGCAAGCCCGATGATACCGAACAGAAATACTGCGTCAAAACAGTTGGGCTAACAAAAGATGGTGTTCGGTCTATCGGTGGTTTTACAACATTGCCTGATTACACGTTAGATACAGCTCCAAGCGAGTTTGCAGGAATTATTTTAATTGGCGGAGAATCTTGGCGAAATCCTGAAGCAGAATTGGTGCTTCCTTTACTAAATCGTGCAGTAGCCCAAAATGCTTTAATAGCTGCAATATGCGATGCCACAACGTTTCTTGGTAAAAATGGTTTGCTCAATGAGGCGAAACATACAAGCAGTGGTTTGACGGTGTTACAAGAATGGGCGAAAGAGAATTATACGGGCGCGCCGTTATACCTTGAAGAGGAGGCGGTACGTGAAGGGAATTTAGTTACTGCAAATGGTACCGCATTTTTAGAATTTGCCCGTGAAGTTATGCTTGGTTTAAAAGCCGCGCCCGACGCAGAGGTTTTGGAGTGGTACGATTTTTATAAATTAGGATACTACGAAGCTATGAAAAAAATGCATAAATAA
- a CDS encoding DUF3130 family protein, whose protein sequence is MSKEIQLPSGPLAEHATNIGKNTEALALKIEPQVAYSTGTAQELVYDCMEMTQFLQAFPSVFTTDVQNLKNVEKAFVASEKHIASMLQTGVDFTFKK, encoded by the coding sequence ATGTCGAAGGAAATACAACTACCAAGTGGACCATTAGCCGAACATGCGACAAACATTGGGAAAAATACCGAAGCGCTGGCTTTAAAAATAGAACCACAGGTAGCATATTCTACTGGTACAGCACAAGAATTAGTGTATGACTGCATGGAAATGACGCAATTTCTACAAGCGTTTCCAAGTGTCTTTACAACGGATGTTCAAAATTTGAAAAATGTAGAAAAGGCTTTTGTTGCGTCTGAAAAGCACATTGCTAGTATGCTTCAAACCGGAGTCGATTTTACTTTTAAAAAATAA
- a CDS encoding retron Ec67 family RNA-directed DNA polymerase/endonuclease has protein sequence MPSFSDIKTRDDFFKLLNIPKQHMTYLLYNKEKKGTENSYYTFELEKKSGGVRIINTPNDELKFVQKQLTSLLWKAQKNIWNNSSLHPNISHAFQKEKSIITNAQIHRNKRFVLNIDLENFFNSFHFGRVKGFFEKDKNFKVPPDVALIIAQLTCYQGVLPQGAPSSPIITNLICRILDLRILKLAKKYKLDYSRYADDLTFSTNIRSFDAQEKEFLSVLETEIKRAGFKINTKKTRLQFNNSRQEVTGLIVNKKINVPKEYYRNTRAMANSLYKNEKFFINNEWGTINQLEGRFAFINQLDKFNNSLEYNSSLRKNSIEYQKSLLSTQLKENSNHNMLLLLNAREKEYQKFLFYKYFYANQKPTIVTEGKTDIRYLKAALKSLYKDYPEMIEKKGTKYIFKVSFFKRSKRFRYFFNFSLDGADSMKNLHNFFSDNNNKLYPNYWQYFDALNSSSSVNPIFFIFDNELSNKNKPLRNFVNHVCSVEKENADAQLKLLKEKLNLQLKDNLYLLTNQLLDGFTENEMEDLFDAKTLKHIIKGKTFSKNGDNKDHYGKEIFSKYILDNYTKINFENFRLILDNMNEIIHDYSPN, from the coding sequence ATGCCAAGCTTTTCTGATATTAAGACTCGAGATGATTTTTTTAAACTACTAAATATCCCAAAGCAACATATGACATACCTATTGTATAACAAAGAAAAAAAAGGGACTGAGAATTCTTACTACACATTTGAACTTGAAAAGAAAAGTGGTGGTGTACGGATTATAAATACTCCTAATGATGAATTAAAATTTGTACAAAAACAACTAACTTCTTTATTGTGGAAGGCTCAAAAAAATATTTGGAACAATTCTTCATTGCATCCAAATATTTCACACGCCTTTCAAAAAGAAAAAAGTATTATAACAAATGCTCAAATTCATAGAAATAAACGATTTGTCCTAAATATAGATTTAGAAAATTTTTTTAATAGTTTTCATTTTGGTAGAGTTAAGGGCTTTTTTGAAAAAGATAAAAACTTCAAAGTCCCTCCAGATGTAGCATTGATTATAGCTCAACTAACATGTTATCAAGGAGTTTTACCACAAGGTGCACCTAGTTCTCCAATAATCACCAACCTTATATGTAGAATACTAGATCTCAGAATTTTAAAGCTAGCAAAAAAATATAAATTAGACTATTCAAGATATGCAGATGACCTAACATTTTCAACTAACATCCGATCATTTGATGCCCAAGAAAAGGAATTCTTATCAGTATTAGAAACAGAAATAAAACGAGCAGGTTTTAAAATAAATACCAAAAAAACTAGATTACAATTTAATAACTCTCGTCAGGAAGTAACTGGTCTGATTGTAAATAAAAAAATTAACGTACCTAAAGAATACTATAGAAACACTCGTGCCATGGCCAACAGTCTTTATAAAAATGAGAAATTTTTTATAAATAATGAGTGGGGCACAATAAACCAGTTAGAAGGACGATTTGCATTTATTAATCAATTAGATAAATTTAATAATTCTTTAGAATATAATTCTTCGCTTAGAAAAAATTCCATTGAATATCAAAAATCCCTTTTATCGACACAATTAAAAGAAAACAGTAATCATAATATGTTACTATTGCTTAATGCTCGCGAAAAAGAATACCAAAAATTCTTATTTTATAAATATTTCTACGCTAACCAAAAACCAACTATTGTTACAGAAGGAAAAACAGATATTCGTTATTTAAAAGCAGCATTAAAAAGTTTGTATAAAGATTACCCCGAAATGATAGAAAAGAAAGGGACTAAATATATTTTTAAGGTCTCATTTTTTAAAAGAAGTAAACGTTTCAGATATTTTTTTAATTTTTCATTAGATGGTGCAGACTCAATGAAAAACTTGCATAATTTTTTTTCAGATAACAACAATAAATTATACCCAAACTATTGGCAGTATTTTGATGCTCTTAATTCATCCAGTTCTGTGAATCCAATTTTTTTTATATTCGATAATGAGCTTTCAAATAAAAATAAACCGCTAAGAAACTTTGTCAACCACGTTTGTTCTGTAGAAAAAGAAAATGCTGACGCTCAATTAAAACTCCTAAAAGAAAAATTAAATTTACAACTTAAAGATAACTTGTATTTATTAACAAATCAATTATTAGATGGCTTTACAGAGAATGAAATGGAAGATTTGTTCGATGCAAAAACATTAAAGCATATAATTAAAGGGAAAACTTTTTCTAAAAATGGTGACAATAAGGATCATTACGGAAAAGAAATTTTTTCAAAATATATATTGGATAATTACACCAAAATAAATTTTGAAAATTTCCGTTTAATTTTAGATAATATGAATGAAATAATCCATGATTATAGCCCAAATTGA
- a CDS encoding DUF3173 family protein, with product MSKDDLIELGFRPYQAKTIIREAKHYMVAQGYPYYNNNRLGCVLSYAVDNIVGLLPEKGAKEHA from the coding sequence GTGTCAAAAGATGATTTGATAGAGCTTGGATTTAGACCATATCAAGCTAAGACCATTATTAGGGAAGCAAAACACTATATGGTAGCGCAAGGATATCCATATTACAATAATAACCGTTTGGGTTGTGTACTAAGCTATGCTGTTGATAATATAGTAGGACTTTTACCAGAAAAGGGAGCAAAAGAACATGCCTAA